From Streptomyces fungicidicus, one genomic window encodes:
- a CDS encoding DUF3253 domain-containing protein — MEEMDRQLGLRLEKAIMSLLERRADTASICPSDAARAVYEGDDGWRALMEPARRAAWRLVNDGEVEVTQGGRPVVETETRGPVRIRRARR; from the coding sequence ATGGAAGAGATGGACCGGCAGCTCGGTCTGCGGCTGGAGAAGGCCATCATGAGCCTGCTGGAGCGCCGTGCCGACACCGCGTCGATCTGTCCGTCCGACGCGGCGCGCGCGGTCTACGAGGGAGACGACGGCTGGCGGGCCCTGATGGAACCGGCCCGCCGCGCGGCATGGCGTCTGGTGAACGACGGCGAGGTCGAGGTGACGCAGGGCGGCCGGCCCGTCGTGGAGACGGAGACGCGCGGACCCGTACGTATTCGGCGCGCGCGCCGGTAG
- a CDS encoding DUF5996 family protein yields the protein MTAPATYWPSLRVSDWTATRDTLHMWTQIVGKIRMAHAPLINHWWQVTLYVSPRGLTTSAIPYRAGAFEIEFDFVGHRLDVRSSDGGARSFPLRPMPVAEFYSRILHELDELGIDAPIHPYPNEVEPAIPFAEDHDHASYDGEAAALFWRQMLQANRVMGEFRSYFVGKVSPVHFFWGAMDLACTRFSGRAAPPHPGGAPNCGDWVMVEGYSRELSSCGFWPGGGEEGAFYAYAYPEPDGFADYPVGPEGAHFSAEFKQFLLPYETVRAAPDPDRALTEFLHTTYEAAAVRGQWDRAALEDDPLRWAAASSPRWASK from the coding sequence ATGACCGCACCAGCGACGTACTGGCCGAGCCTGCGGGTCTCGGACTGGACCGCCACCCGCGACACTCTCCACATGTGGACCCAGATCGTGGGAAAGATCCGGATGGCCCACGCACCCCTGATCAACCACTGGTGGCAGGTGACTCTGTACGTCAGCCCCCGCGGGTTGACGACGTCGGCCATCCCGTACCGCGCCGGGGCGTTCGAGATCGAGTTCGACTTTGTCGGCCACCGGCTCGACGTCCGCAGCAGCGACGGCGGCGCGCGAAGCTTCCCGCTCCGTCCCATGCCGGTCGCCGAGTTCTACAGCCGGATCCTGCACGAGCTCGATGAGCTGGGGATCGACGCCCCGATCCATCCGTACCCCAACGAGGTCGAGCCGGCCATCCCCTTCGCCGAGGACCACGACCACGCCTCCTACGACGGGGAAGCGGCTGCCCTGTTCTGGCGCCAGATGCTGCAGGCTAACCGGGTCATGGGCGAGTTCCGCTCGTACTTCGTCGGCAAGGTCAGCCCGGTGCACTTCTTCTGGGGCGCGATGGATCTGGCCTGCACCCGTTTCTCCGGACGGGCGGCTCCGCCGCACCCTGGCGGCGCACCCAACTGCGGGGACTGGGTCATGGTCGAGGGCTACTCCCGGGAGCTGTCGAGCTGCGGGTTCTGGCCCGGCGGTGGAGAGGAGGGCGCCTTCTACGCCTATGCCTACCCCGAACCCGACGGGTTCGCCGATTACCCGGTCGGCCCGGAAGGCGCCCACTTCAGCGCGGAGTTCAAGCAGTTCCTGCTGCCTTACGAGACCGTCCGTGCCGCGCCCGACCCCGACCGCGCCCTCACCGAGTTCCTCCACACCACCTACGAAGCCGCCGCGGTGCGCGGACAGTGGGACCGCGCGGCGCTGGAGGACGACCCCTTGCGGTGGGCGGCTGCTTCTTCGCCCCGGTGGGCTTCGAAGTGA
- a CDS encoding CDGSH iron-sulfur domain-containing protein gives MRTTLDERRTCCTSPAARSATEQPSTTGTEGRPDRPTTITRSAAGQLTVRGELSVDTPQGVRAETRAVLCGCGQSRLQPYCDHAGPCGQ, from the coding sequence GTGCGCACGACTCTCGACGAGCGTAGGACCTGCTGTACCAGCCCCGCAGCAAGGTCAGCGACTGAGCAGCCGAGCACGACGGGAACGGAGGGGCGCCCCGACCGGCCCACCACGATCACCCGCAGTGCCGCCGGGCAACTGACCGTGCGCGGGGAGCTGAGCGTGGACACACCGCAAGGTGTGCGAGCCGAGACCAGGGCCGTGCTGTGCGGCTGCGGGCAGAGCCGCCTCCAGCCTTACTGCGACCACGCGGGGCCCTGCGGTCAGTGA
- a CDS encoding helix-turn-helix domain-containing protein, with translation MLDQPQFGRRLKRLRTARGLSQADVVGDGMSTGHLSRLESGGRRPTERTVAYLARRLGVDASALTGPQDDGSLSGVLAAVVSAPSGTDSTAALDRAVEDDPGDDPAARWQALWLLSQAAGRDGDHRSERTRLLELLALSRSLDAPDLHTRSLVRYARCTRAIGDLDTAESAATEALALARTAHLCVPDTLAALLELISTETELGRWEAASQHVDELDRDLLPRASAVQAAEALWTAAVVSSRKGDDAAAMARLDQALSLLKDGREDLTAWARLRTAAAAAALQMSPPRVAAAEEWLTAAASVLDLTGTPAQLQELHALQAHLAFAQGRLEDAALLSRTVLSEEDLRLPYRDRVRLSVLDGRLAIHAGRVEEGVAALQQLARQATQSGYVGLAAHVWQVLATALAAGIHPSGAAPCHTCRGRSGGPRSVNGRGTRAGGADGLAESRGKP, from the coding sequence ATGCTCGACCAGCCGCAGTTCGGCCGTCGGCTCAAAAGACTCCGGACCGCACGCGGCCTGAGCCAGGCCGACGTCGTCGGCGACGGCATGTCGACGGGACACCTGTCACGCCTGGAGTCCGGCGGCCGGCGACCCACCGAGCGCACCGTGGCCTACCTCGCCCGGCGACTCGGCGTCGACGCTTCGGCCCTGACCGGCCCGCAGGACGACGGGTCCCTGAGCGGAGTGCTGGCCGCCGTGGTCTCGGCGCCGTCCGGGACGGACAGCACCGCGGCGCTCGACCGCGCGGTCGAGGACGACCCCGGCGACGACCCCGCCGCCCGCTGGCAGGCCCTGTGGCTGCTCAGCCAAGCCGCCGGTCGCGACGGCGACCACCGGTCGGAACGCACACGGCTGCTGGAACTCCTGGCGCTGAGCCGCTCGTTGGACGCCCCCGACCTCCACACCCGCTCGCTCGTCCGCTACGCGCGCTGCACACGGGCCATCGGCGACCTGGACACGGCGGAATCGGCGGCGACGGAGGCACTCGCCCTCGCCCGCACCGCGCACCTGTGCGTGCCCGACACCCTGGCCGCCCTGCTGGAGCTGATCAGCACCGAGACGGAACTGGGCCGGTGGGAGGCGGCCTCGCAGCACGTCGACGAGTTGGACCGCGATCTGCTGCCCCGGGCCTCTGCCGTACAGGCAGCCGAGGCCCTGTGGACGGCCGCCGTGGTCAGCAGCCGCAAGGGCGACGACGCGGCCGCCATGGCCCGGCTGGACCAGGCCCTGAGTCTGCTCAAGGACGGACGGGAGGACCTGACCGCGTGGGCCCGGCTGCGGACCGCCGCCGCCGCTGCGGCCCTGCAGATGTCACCGCCCCGGGTGGCTGCCGCAGAGGAATGGCTGACAGCGGCCGCCTCCGTCCTCGATCTGACCGGCACGCCTGCGCAGCTCCAGGAACTGCACGCCCTCCAGGCTCATCTCGCCTTCGCGCAAGGGCGGTTGGAGGACGCCGCCCTGCTGAGTCGGACCGTGCTGTCCGAGGAGGACCTGCGTCTCCCCTACCGTGACCGGGTACGGCTGTCGGTCCTCGACGGCCGGCTGGCGATCCACGCGGGCCGGGTCGAGGAGGGCGTCGCCGCGCTCCAGCAGCTCGCACGGCAGGCCACGCAGTCCGGGTACGTCGGCCTCGCCGCCCACGTCTGGCAAGTGCTGGCCACCGCCCTGGCTGCCGGCATCCACCCCTCCGGGGCGGCCCCCTGCCACACGTGCCGCGGCCGGTCGGGCGGGCCGCGGTCCGTCAACGGGCGGGGCACTCGCGCCGGCGGGGCGGACGGCCTCGCAGAGAGCAGAGGGAAGCCGTGA